CACTCGTTGAGTCTCCTTTTGTCCGCGATCTTTTTACATCTCTGAACCAAAACTCGTACGCTTCTTCATGGTCGTTCATGTGTAGAGGCTGCGAGACAGAAACCCTGGCTCACTTCGGATCCGACAACTGGTGTCTTACACGCTCTCTCGGTTCTTACATCTCGTCTTTTCTAGCCGAAAAGTTCGATAACCGACAAGGTAGAGTCGTGGCTTACACCGATGTTGGATTGATATTGATTTACGTAGTGACGAACCAATCTTTTTACGTAGCTAATCCTGTCTCAAGGCAGTGCGTAGAGATCCTTCCTCATATTCATGCAATGGAACGTTTTTGGATATTGGGGATTGTGACACGAACTGAGAACGAGGTCGTTTTGGGTTACAAAGTTGTTTTGTTAAACAACTTTACTAGTTTCTTGATATATTCATCTGAGACCGGTTCATGGAGTCTTGAAACCGTTAGTTTTCCTTTCATTTTCATCGCTCAGGAGTTTAACAATCCCATTAGCTTGAACGGAAAGCTTCACTGGCTCGCTCACAATCCGGAGTATAAAGATTTTCTTGTATCATTCGATTTCTACGCAAATGGTGACAACAAGGATTCTGATAGATGTCGCGTTACGCCTTTCCCTGACTTGGACAAAACTACGAAATTCAAAAGAGCTTGCACAACTTGTCAAGGGTTTCTCATGTACATTAACATAGTCTCTATAGCCAAAGTTGATAAGCTGTGTGTATGGAGGCTAGAGAGGGAAGGATGGCAACTAGTATCTGAAATATCTACTGGTTTTATAACGCCTGGTTTTGATTATATTCCGTTGGGGATGAACCCTTTTGATGATAAACTAGTGTACTTTTGGAGGGGAAACATGCAGGGCCAAGATTTGTTGTCTATTAACTTACACAATGGGGAGTTTATAGTCCACGAAGAGCTGGAACGTAGCAGCGACGGTCGCGTTCTGAGTTCCGTTGGTGGTCCGAGAGAGATAGAATACATAAGGGAATCATATTATTCCTCGTTCGTTCTCCCAAGGTGGCTGCATCCTTTCCCGAACTAGGTGCGAGTTTAgatgtaatatatattataaaagagttagctgttttttttttcttcttcttgataacTACTGTTGTTTCCTTATGCAAGAGGAAGAAGTTGTAGGATTGTGTTTACTACTACTATCCATTGTAGTGAAAACTCTTATCAGTGAATCTTGTAACTTGTTTTGCTGGCAAAACCCAACTGGGGAAGTTGTATGATTTAGAGAAAACTTTGAACTGGACCTCCATTCTTAAAGCATCTTTCAAAAGAAGACCTTTACAAGTATCGTTTAAGATCATCAACCGGCATAAACTTCTGGATTCGGCCCCCAACTTTTTGCTCGTTCCTACCAGTTTTTAGCAGTCAGTAAAATTTGATAAGTTGATGATTTGTTAACAATTCaacataagaagaagaaaacttttGTATCTACATCtagtaaaaaaattttttgATAGGTCTCCAGGTATATCTTCAGGTCTTCTACTTCAGTTGTAGACTTTCTTGCTCTTTGAGTTTTTTAATAGAAGTTTGGTGCATAAGAAAGACTATCTATGTTAGTAAAGTGTATTTACTTTTTTTGGGTCATGCACATCCATTTAGAACTAATGAATTAAGTGTGGTTTAGGTAGAGTAGTGAAATGATGGTTGAATTTAATTGATTTGCAATATAGTGTGAGTAAGATCAAATACGAAAATAAATCATACGATGATTATAAGATTAGTAAACAAGactttctaaatttaaaattattgcaCCGCTTATCAAACGGAATGGATCTCATAAACCGAGTGAACAGATGTAGATGTGTGCACTCAGCCCATTACAACACTCTTAAAATTAAAACCCATAATAGTATATGCTaggtaaatttttatttttcaatacgCAATACACAGAAAGTGGGTTGATCTTTCATTAAGACAACAAGCATGAAAGAAGCAAAGCTCAATTTAACCACGTGGTATATTGGtgtgatatatcatatatgcaaaagaaaatgtaaactaaaaaaGTGTAAAGATAACTACTACCAAACAATATTAACCATATattgttggaaaaaaaaacttattgggtcctttatcaatattaaaaacttgttggaaaaaaaaaaactactaccaaacatatacatatatacacaaatTAACCATTAGTCATGGGAAAAGAGTAAAACCCTAATCCCAAAAATGCAAGAAATATGAAGAAGTTGAGTTTCTTCACAGAGGATCTATGGGCTATTATACTTGCGAGATTACCACTAGTAACCATCACCACTTCAAAACTAGTATGCAAGCAATGGAAGTCCATCATCGAATCATCGTTTTTCAGACAGATTTTTCTGTCTCATCATCAAAACTCGCACTCTTCATGGTCTCTCATGTGCAGAAATCAACCACCGGAAGAAGTCGTGTCTTACTACGGATGCAAAGTTTGGGGACTTCAACGATCTCTTGCCTCTTACGTCTCCTCTTTCATAGCCGCGAGATTAGAAGCGAAGAATAAAGTAACTAGACTTTGGCATCGTATACAAAACTATAGAGTCTTGGCTTACACCGATATAGGATTGATTTCTACTCTACGTCACGACGTACCCTGCGGATCAAACCAATTACATAGCTAACCCTATTTCAAAACAACGTATCAAGATTCCTACTCCACCTACTTGGCTTCTAGGGTTTGAAACAGAGAAATCATTGCTTCGTGAGGTATTTTGGTTCGTTGAATCAGATGTATTCAGACAGGCTGGACTTGTCACGAGAACTAAAGACGGTGTCGTTTTAGGTTTCAAAGTTGTTCTGGTCAGAACAAGATCCAAGAACACTGAATGTTCTTTAACGTTCATTATATATTCATCAGAGACAGGCTTGTGGAGTAAAATTCTCCACTCTCCTCTCCCTTTGATTAGCCTGGATCTTCTTGAACCGGCGGTAAGCTTGAGCGGGAACCTTCACTGGTTAGGCCTCAATCTTGACCATCAAGAAGTTGTTGTGTCCTACGATTTCTACGGTTCTGATCATCAGTGCCGAGTTATACCGTTCCCTGATTTGGAAAAAGAACCCAAGTTCATAAGATCGTGCACAACTTCCGGAGGTAGTCTCATGTATATGAACATATTCTCCGAAAGCGTGTACCACAAGCTAATTGTATGGAAGCTAATGGACCGCGAATGGCAACTAGTATCTGCACTGATGGGTTTCGATTATCTTCCCCTGGCGATAAACCCTTTTGATGGTAATACATTGTACATGTGGAGGGCGATGCAAGATTCTTTGGCATCCATTAACTTGCGCAATGGGAGTTTTGAGCTTCACAATGAGCTGGAACGTAGCAGGGATGGTCGGACTCTGAGCTCTGTAGAATACAATCGAGAGATGGTCACAATGGAATACCTATCACAATCATGTTTTGCGATGTTTGTTCTTCCACGGTGGTTGTATCGAATCCCTAGCCCGCCACACCATGTTGACAAGAGTTTATAGATATTCCTAGAGGCTTCACTTGGTTTTAACTTTTGCTATTGCCTTATTACTGTTGATCTctatccaaaaaataaataagaactGGATGGTTTACAACTAGCTAGGTATACTTTGCTTATCACTTAGTTAATCTAAAAGATATTTTCTTATTACTAAGTTCATTGAAAAATACTCTACTTTTTCGTATCCATGAAGCAAATACGACGTAAACAGAATGTTACTACATAAACATAGAAACAACAGAGTGAAAAATAATAGAACGGAGTAGTGTATAATACTGCTTATTTTAGGGAGAAACTTTGCTATATACAAATAGGAATACTCATCCCGTAGGTAAAAAAAACTAACTCGGAAAGTATTTTGTTTTAGAGAAATATTCAAAAACCCACTTCAACCTTAAAGTATCCTTAACATCAGAAAACGCCACGAACTTCTGGAACCCCAACTGTTTGCTCTATCCGACCAGCTTTCAACTGTCAGTAAGATCTGGACAAAGGGGCAGTTAAGTTCCGGAGAACATATAATTAAGTCATGTTTCCAATACAACTTACCTTGTTTCTCCACATGGTTAGAATCTTTCTTGGTCATGATCCTTAGCTTAGCTCTTAGGTAAATCTTATCGTAGGGCTCGACATCAGCCGCGCAACGACATATAGTGACCAAGAGTTACCTTGTCCTTCTCCATCGCCGCTTGGATATACTTTCAAAGCCCTGAGAGTTgcaaatattttattgtttcaatCCATGACACAAACCACTTGTGAGGAACTCACCAGTTTTTTCCGCCGATGGTGAACTCATCCGATACATGGAACTGTTTGTCTTGTGATGAGAAGCTGGTGAGTGCCCACTTGTGAAATCTATTATGCAAATTCTCAGTGAAGGAGAATACTTCCCATTTGTTAAAAAACAAGAAGACAGATCATGTGTTTAGCATCTTTGGCTAGAAACCAAGTCTTGGAAAATATGCATAGAGCGTTTTAGAGGGATATTGATGTTCTCTCGTAATGACTTTTGCTAATTGTTTTGTTTCGTCTTTTCATGAGATTTGTGTATCCGGGTAATGTATAGGTGTGCTGGTAAGCCTGCTATACTATAATTATGTAGGATAAGTTGAAACACacccaaaagaaaaagagttttcatcaacacacaaaaatacatttaCTAATTTCATAGCAAGAAATTGAAATGTAACACCAATGTTTTCATCAACACATTTGTATCTGAGGCGCCTCAATTATATAAAtcagatcatcatcatcacatatGTCCTTCCTACATGCCTCTATCTCCGGAGACATGATCAATTACTAAACTACCACTAATGATCCAACAAACCCAAAACTAATTCGTTCAGGTTTGTTTACTCTCACTGAACCAGAATCATTTCTAAACCGTACGACCTGAACACTCAAATGCAGAAATTCATACTGAATCCCTTCACCAAAGTTTGAACTTTTTGTTTGTACGAAAGTAAAACGATCATCCATA
This DNA window, taken from Raphanus sativus cultivar WK10039 unplaced genomic scaffold, ASM80110v3 Scaffold2879, whole genome shotgun sequence, encodes the following:
- the LOC108807942 gene encoding F-box protein At3g28330-like, producing the protein VESPFVRDLFTSLNQNSYASSWSFMCRGCETETLAHFGSDNWCLTRSLGSYISSFLAEKFDNRQGRVVAYTDVGLILIYVVTNQSFYVANPVSRQCVEILPHIHAMERFWILGIVTRTENEVVLGYKVVLLNNFTSFLIYSSETGSWSLETVSFPFIFIAQEFNNPISLNGKLHWLAHNPEYKDFLVSFDFYANGDNKDSDRCRVTPFPDLDKTTKFKRACTTCQGFLMYINIVSIAKVDKLCVWRLEREGWQLVSEISTGFITPGFDYIPLGMNPFDDKLVYFWRGNMQGQDLLSINLHNGEFIVHEELERSSDGRVLSSVGGPREIEYIRESYYSSFVLPRWLHPFPN